The Dehalococcoidales bacterium DNA window GTCATGATGGTAGAGTCCGGCGGCTTTCGCTTCGTTGACCATTGGGGCAGTTGGTGGTTCTAAGGTAATAAACACAGCCATTGCTGCCGTTTCACGTTGCATATCCCCGCGCAATTTTGCAATATCACCGCGCCCTACGCCACCAGATTTCACTTGCAGGATGATTTTGGCATTATCTGTGTTATTTGTTCTAAAGTAGGCAACCCCATCAATGCCAGAATCAGCCCCTTTCTTTTGGTTAATGACCGCGCGGTTGGTTGTGTATGTCAGGACAGCCCACTTCTCAAATTCCTTACGAACACGGTCATCTTTTTTGTTAGCAAGTGCATGAGCTGAGTCCATATCACGTGGTATGCCGTCTAGTTTGACATTATCTGCAACTATTTTCCCAAAATGGTCTTCTATTCGTTTTAATATCAGGGCTATGGATTGATACGTAATATCCATCCCTATCCATTTGCGTTTTTGGTCTTGTGCTACGGCAATAGTGGTTCCGCATCCGCAATAGGCATCTAAGACCATATCACCTTCATTTGAACTAGCTTTAATAATACGTTCGAGCAACGCCTCAGGTTTTTGTGTAGGATATCCCAAGCGTTCTTTTGACTGTCTATTAAGGGCTGAGATAAACCACCAGTCCTCTGGAACTTTTCCCAATGGGTTTACTTTGTATTCTTTTCCATTTACTATTTTCCTGCCGCTACTGATATAACCACCCGTACTCTCATACGGTACCCGTATAGCATCAGCATTGAACGTGTAATCATCCGTATCGGTTTTTGTATAGTACAAAATAGCATCATGTTTCCGAGGCCACCCCTTTTGAGGTCGTCCACCCAATCTATAGGCCCAAATGACCTCATTACGAAATTCGCCACCATTAGGAACGAATATGCTATCCGTTATCAGTTTTAAATAATGACTGGCCGTGGGGTCACAATGCAAATAGAAACTTCCTGTTTTCTTGAGAACGCGTTGGATTTCGGTAATCCTGAGTGTCATGCTAATTAGGTACGCAAATAGATTGCTTGTACGAAGTGCATTAGATAAACCCTTTACCAATTCAATAGTTTGTTTTGTATACCTGCCTTGAGGGTTATCAAGGATTTCTTGGAATCCTTCTCTAGCTCTATCATCCCAAGTCCAGGTATCAATGAAGGCCTGAGTTTGCGCTCGGTCTTCGGTTCCGATATCGTTGTAAATCTGATTATATGTTCGTTTTGAATTGAATGGTGGGTCAATGTAGCATAGGTCAATCGTTCCGGTTCCTATATACTTTCGCAAAACTTCTAGGTTATCACCGTAATAGAGCATATTGCTTGCCATATTATGCCCCCTTGCTCTGCCGCTCTATATAAGAGACTCGCTTTATCTAAAGCCCCCGAAAAGGCAAAAAACAACAGTCCTTTAGTTTGCTGGTCTGGAATTTTCACGATAGCCGAGCGTAGATGAGCTAAGGTTATTAGCTGCGCTTTGCCAAAGAGGTCTTCGACATAGCCCCTGTCAGCATTAGAAGGAAGTTTCACCCCTTTCGGATACCACTCTTTTAAGTCATAATCCTCTAGTTCTTTGGGCGAAGCGCCGCGCACAAACCCCACGATTGGCCATATCTCCTCTTCTATCCGGCGGTAGGCTTCCCAGTAAGCGTTAAGGTCAACAGGAGCCAGGCAGGTCTGTCTGGTGATAAAAGCAGCTAATGGGTCGAGGTCTAGGCAAACCGCTCGTCTTCCATTGGCTAGAGCTTCAGTACCGGTAACCCCACTGCCACAGAAGGGGTCAACGACAAGTCCACCTTCGGGGCAGAAGTGGCGGATATATTCACCCACTACATTTGACGGCTGCTTGGTATAGTAAGGGTGTATCTTATAGTGCCACGCTTTTGCTTTTTCTGCCGGGAAGGCTCGGCGGATGGGTTCTATGGTTTTGCTGGTTACTACCTCTTCCATAGTTGTCTTTTTCTTTGTCTTGGGTCTTCACTCCCTCTCTCTTGTAGACATAACGTTAGAAACAACTCCTTGAGGCTAATTAGCTTCGAATTGTTCCCCTTTTTAGAATACTGCTATTTTGTGCCTGTTTCTTCATTATTCAATCTACTCCCACTCGATAGTCGAGGGGGGTTTGGAGGTAATGTCATAGACGACGCGGTTGACCTCAGGGACTTCATTGACAATGCGGTTGGAGATCCGCGCCAGGACATCATAGGGCATGCGCGCCCAGTCCGCGGTCATGGCATCCTCACTGGTCACGGCGCGGAGCGCAATCAGGTAGCCGTAGGTACGGTAATCGCCCATCACCCCCACGCTGTGGACATCGGTCAGTACGGCAAAGGTCTGCCATAGCTGCCGGTAGAGATTGGCCCTCTTAATCTCGTTCATGACAATAAAATCAGCCGAGCGCAGTATCTCCAGCTTCTCCGGGGTAACCTCACCGATAACGCGAATGGCCAGGCCGGGGCCGGGGAAGGGATGCCGCCAGACCATCTCCTCCGGCATACCCAGCGCCAGGCCCACCTTGCGCACTTCGTCTTTGAAGAGATAACGCAACGGCTCAATCAACTTCAGCCTCATCCTGGCCGGAAGCCCGCCGACATTGTGATGGGTCTTTATCTTGGCGGAGGCGGTACTCCCGGAAGCGGCGCTTTCGATAACATCGGGGTAGAGAGTACCCTGCGCCAGAAAGTCGACCGTGCCGATGCGGTTAGCCTCCTCCTCAAAAACCTCGATAAACTCCTCCCCGATGGCTTTACGCTTTACCTCGGGGTCGGTTATCCCTTTGAGCCGGTCAAGAAACCGCTGACTGGCATCAACATAGACGATACTCATCCCCAGATTATCCCGGAAGACCTTGGCGGTCCGCTCCACTTCCTCGCGGCGCAGCAGCCCATTATTGACGTAGATGCAGGTAAGCTGATCGCCAACCGCCCGGTCGATGAGGGTCGCCACTACCGCCGAATCGACCCCTCCCGAGAGAGCGGTAATAACCTTACCCTTCTCCACCTGCTGCCTGATACCGGAGAGGCTCTCATTGATGAAGTTACCTATCGTCCAGTTGCCCTTGCAGCCGCAGATACGGTAGGCGAAATTCCGCAGGATAGCTTTCCCCTGCGGGGTATGGGCTACCTCGGGGTGGAACTGAATACCAAATAGACCGTCCTCATTGCCCATCACCGCCACAGGTGAGTTCTCGGTATAGGCCAGAGCTTTAAAACCGGGGGGCATTTCTTCGATTCTGTCGGCATGGCTCATCCACACCGGCGAGGCATCCTCCAGGCCGGCAAACAGGGGGGAGGCGGCATCACTGAAGTGAAGAATGGCATGCCCATACTCACGTTTTGTCCCCGGCGCAACCTGTCCACCCAGTTGCTTGGTGATAACCTGCATCCCGTAACAGATACCCAGTACCGGCAAATGGCTCTCATAAATATAGGCCGGAGCCAGGGGGGCGCCTGGTTGATAAACGCTGGCGGGACCCCCGGAGAGTATAAACCCTTTAGGCTTGAGGGAAGCTATTTTCTCCCAGGGAGTATCATAGGACACCAGTTCGCAGTAGACCTGGCACTCCCGTATCCGCCGTGCGATGAGCAGGCTGTACTGAGAGCCGAAGTCAATAACGACTATCGCCTCACGCTCAACAGTCACCGTCTCTCCGGCGGCGGTAGCCGGCTCGCCGCTT harbors:
- a CDS encoding DNA methyltransferase; this translates as MEEVVTSKTIEPIRRAFPAEKAKAWHYKIHPYYTKQPSNVVGEYIRHFCPEGGLVVDPFCGSGVTGTEALANGRRAVCLDLDPLAAFITRQTCLAPVDLNAYWEAYRRIEEEIWPIVGFVRGASPKELEDYDLKEWYPKGVKLPSNADRGYVEDLFGKAQLITLAHLRSAIVKIPDQQTKGLLFFAFSGALDKASLLYRAAEQGGIIWQAICSITVIT
- a CDS encoding DNA methyltransferase, whose translation is MASNMLYYGDNLEVLRKYIGTGTIDLCYIDPPFNSKRTYNQIYNDIGTEDRAQTQAFIDTWTWDDRAREGFQEILDNPQGRYTKQTIELVKGLSNALRTSNLFAYLISMTLRITEIQRVLKKTGSFYLHCDPTASHYLKLITDSIFVPNGGEFRNEVIWAYRLGGRPQKGWPRKHDAILYYTKTDTDDYTFNADAIRVPYESTGGYISSGRKIVNGKEYKVNPLGKVPEDWWFISALNRQSKERLGYPTQKPEALLERIIKASSNEGDMVLDAYCGCGTTIAVAQDQKRKWIGMDITYQSIALILKRIEDHFGKIVADNVKLDGIPRDMDSAHALANKKDDRVRKEFEKWAVLTYTTNRAVINQKKGADSGIDGVAYFRTNNTDNAKIILQVKSGGVGRGDIAKLRGDMQRETAAMAVFITLEPPTAPMVNEAKAAGLYHHD
- the guaA gene encoding glutamine-hydrolyzing GMP synthase, with product MDEVEKKPQPGPQTDHRVATTGDIEVSTYLEIAKEISGEPATAAGETVTVEREAIVVIDFGSQYSLLIARRIRECQVYCELVSYDTPWEKIASLKPKGFILSGGPASVYQPGAPLAPAYIYESHLPVLGICYGMQVITKQLGGQVAPGTKREYGHAILHFSDAASPLFAGLEDASPVWMSHADRIEEMPPGFKALAYTENSPVAVMGNEDGLFGIQFHPEVAHTPQGKAILRNFAYRICGCKGNWTIGNFINESLSGIRQQVEKGKVITALSGGVDSAVVATLIDRAVGDQLTCIYVNNGLLRREEVERTAKVFRDNLGMSIVYVDASQRFLDRLKGITDPEVKRKAIGEEFIEVFEEEANRIGTVDFLAQGTLYPDVIESAASGSTASAKIKTHHNVGGLPARMRLKLIEPLRYLFKDEVRKVGLALGMPEEMVWRHPFPGPGLAIRVIGEVTPEKLEILRSADFIVMNEIKRANLYRQLWQTFAVLTDVHSVGVMGDYRTYGYLIALRAVTSEDAMTADWARMPYDVLARISNRIVNEVPEVNRVVYDITSKPPSTIEWE